The Henckelia pumila isolate YLH828 chromosome 2, ASM3356847v2, whole genome shotgun sequence genome includes a window with the following:
- the LOC140879188 gene encoding uncharacterized protein, with protein MDASTLTRFKSISDYNSALFKISSTLILCGEKVTYQDMLENTFSIFCASNMLLQQKYRERGFKMYSKLISCLLVAEQNNELLMKNNQLLPTVSTPFLYANGTAFPEANANSAQNHYNESRRGHGRGQRRNYHQRIGKKHKTSHLPWNSNNEEANEKSSKKFEDKCYRCGVEGHWSRTCRTTKHLMDLYQKSMKGKIKIETIFVDTDDPVDITHLDVSDFFAHPDGNIDHLIGGGMLENKE; from the coding sequence ATGGATGCATCTACACTTACAAGATTCAAATCTataagtgattataattctgcatTATTTAAGATCAGTTCCACCCTAATACTTTGTGGAGAGAAAGTCACTTATCAAGACATGTTAGAAAATACATTCTCCATTTTTTGCGCATCAAATATGCTCCTGCAGCAGAAATATCGTGAACGTGGATTCAAAATGTACTCCAAGCTAATATCTTGCTTACTAGTTGCTGAACAAAATAATGAGTTGCTCATGAAAAATAACCAATTGCTCCCAACTGTATCTACACCATTTCTTTACGCAAATGGGActgcatttcctgaagcaaatgctAACTCAGCTCAAAATCATTACAATGAGAGCAGGCGTGGGCATGGGCGTGGCCAAAGAAGAAACTACCACCAACGAATTGGAAAGAAACATAAGACAAGCCACCTGCCGTGGAATTCGAATAACGAAGAAGCAAATGAGAAAAGTTCAAAGAAGTTTGAAGATAAATGTTATAGATGTGGGGTGGAAGGACATTGGTCTCGTACCTGTCGTACAACAAAACATCTTATGGATCTTTACCAAAAATCGATGAagggaaaaataaaaatagagacAATTTTTGTGGATACTGATGATCCAGTTGATATAACTCACTTGGATGTCTCTGATTTCTTCGCTCATCCTGATGGAAATATAGATCATTTGATTGGTGGCGGTATGTTAGAAAACAAGGAATAA